A window from Pseudomonas sp. MRSN 12121 encodes these proteins:
- the gbcB gene encoding glycine-betaine demethylase subunit GbcB produces the protein MSNTFLNPVTTQTWANGRHIVRCVKVIQETWDVRTFCFMADQPIMFFFKPGQFVTLELEIEGQQVMRSYTISSSPSVPYSFSVTIKRVPGGKVSNWLHDTLHEGQELAVHGPVGLFNAIDFPSPKILYLSGGVGITPVMSMARWFYDTNGNVDMVFIHSARSPKDIIYHRELEHMASRIDNFSLHLICEKHGLGEPWAGYRGYLNHKMLELMAPDFLEREVFCCGPTPYMNAVKRLLEAAGFDMSRYHEESFGATPAEARADAVEQAEQAAEAPEVDAADLHQVEFTASGKSIRVAPGETVHAAAAKLGLMIPKACGMGICGTCKVLKLGGEVEMDHNGGITEDDEAEGYILSCCSVPKGDVRIEY, from the coding sequence ATGTCCAACACCTTCCTGAATCCGGTAACCACCCAGACCTGGGCCAATGGCCGACACATCGTCCGTTGCGTCAAAGTCATCCAGGAAACCTGGGACGTGCGCACCTTCTGCTTCATGGCCGACCAGCCGATCATGTTCTTCTTCAAGCCGGGCCAGTTCGTCACCCTGGAACTGGAGATCGAAGGCCAGCAGGTCATGCGCTCCTACACCATTTCCAGCTCGCCCTCGGTGCCCTACAGCTTCTCGGTGACCATCAAGCGTGTGCCGGGCGGCAAGGTCTCCAACTGGCTGCACGACACCCTGCACGAAGGCCAGGAACTGGCAGTGCACGGGCCGGTGGGGCTGTTCAACGCCATCGACTTCCCGAGCCCGAAAATCCTCTACCTCAGCGGCGGCGTCGGCATCACCCCGGTGATGTCCATGGCGCGCTGGTTCTACGACACCAACGGCAATGTCGACATGGTGTTCATCCACAGCGCCCGTTCGCCGAAGGACATCATCTATCACCGCGAGCTGGAGCACATGGCGTCGCGGATCGACAACTTCAGCCTGCACCTGATCTGCGAGAAGCACGGCCTGGGCGAGCCCTGGGCCGGTTACCGCGGCTACCTGAACCACAAGATGCTGGAACTGATGGCGCCGGACTTCCTCGAGCGCGAAGTGTTCTGCTGCGGCCCGACGCCTTACATGAACGCGGTCAAGCGCCTGCTCGAAGCCGCCGGCTTCGACATGTCGCGCTACCACGAGGAATCCTTCGGCGCGACCCCGGCGGAAGCCCGGGCCGATGCCGTGGAACAGGCCGAACAGGCAGCCGAGGCGCCGGAAGTCGACGCCGCCGACCTGCATCAGGTGGAATTCACCGCCTCCGGCAAGAGCATCCGCGTGGCGCCGGGCGAGACGGTCCACGCCGCTGCGGCCAAGCTTGGCCTGATGATCCCCAAGGCCTGCGGCATGGGCATCTGCGGCACCTGCAAGGTGCTCAAGCTGGGGGGCGAAGTGGAGATGGACCACAACGGCGGCATCACCGAGGACGACGAAGCCGAAGGCTACATCCTGTCCTGCTGCAGCGTGCCGAAGGGCGACGTGCGGATCGAGTATTGA
- the dgcB gene encoding dimethylglycine demethylation protein DgcB: protein MLSTLLPILLFAALGLAVLGALRRVAMWRRGRASKVDLIGGLLAMPKRYMVDLHHVVARDKYIANTHVATAGGAVASIVLAILVHGFGLHNRILGYALLLMSAVMFVGAIFVYRRRRNPPSRLSKGPWMRLPKSLLAFSASFFLVTLPVAGILPENFGGWLVAAILGIGVLWGVSELFFGMTWGGPMKHAFAGALHLAWHRRPERFGGGRSTGLKPLDLEDPNAPLGVEKPKDFTWNQLLGFDACVQCGKCEAACPAFAAGQPLNPKKLIQDMVVGLAGGTDAQFAGSPYPGKPIGEHSGNPHQPIVNGLVDAETLWSCTTCRACVEECPMMIEHVDAIVDMRRHLTLEKGATPNKGAEVLENLIATDNPGGFAPGGRMNWAADLNLSLMSEKTATDVLFWVGDGAFDMRNQRTLRAFVKVLKAAKVDFAVLGLEERDSGDVARRLGDEATFQLLAKRNIQTLAKYSFKRIVTCDPHSFHVLKNEYGALGGNYLVQHHSTYMAEIIQAGALNLGQHKGDSVTYHDPCYLGRYNGEYEAPRQVLRALGIEVKEMQRSGFRSRCCGGGGGAPITDIPGKQRIPDMRMEDIRETGAELVAVGCPQCTAMLEGVVEPRPLIKDIAELVADALLEDAASGKPAAPAKREPAEAH from the coding sequence ATGTTAAGCACCCTTCTTCCCATCCTGCTGTTCGCCGCCCTGGGCCTTGCGGTCCTCGGCGCGCTGCGGCGGGTGGCCATGTGGCGCCGGGGCCGCGCGTCCAAGGTCGACCTGATCGGCGGCCTGCTGGCCATGCCCAAGCGCTACATGGTCGACCTGCACCACGTGGTGGCGCGGGACAAATACATCGCCAACACCCACGTGGCCACGGCCGGTGGCGCGGTGGCGTCCATCGTCCTGGCGATCCTGGTGCATGGTTTCGGCCTGCATAACCGCATCCTGGGTTATGCGCTGCTGCTGATGTCGGCGGTGATGTTCGTCGGCGCGATCTTCGTCTACCGGCGCCGGCGCAACCCGCCTTCACGGCTGTCGAAAGGCCCGTGGATGCGCCTGCCCAAGAGCCTGCTGGCGTTCTCGGCGTCGTTTTTCCTGGTGACCCTGCCGGTGGCCGGGATCCTGCCGGAAAACTTCGGTGGCTGGCTGGTCGCCGCGATCCTCGGCATCGGTGTCCTGTGGGGTGTGTCCGAGCTGTTCTTCGGCATGACCTGGGGCGGGCCGATGAAGCACGCCTTCGCCGGTGCCTTGCACCTGGCCTGGCACCGCCGCCCCGAGCGCTTCGGTGGCGGCCGCTCCACCGGCCTCAAGCCGCTGGACCTGGAAGACCCGAACGCCCCGCTGGGGGTGGAAAAACCCAAGGATTTCACCTGGAACCAGCTGCTGGGCTTCGATGCCTGCGTGCAGTGCGGCAAGTGCGAAGCCGCGTGCCCGGCGTTTGCCGCCGGCCAGCCGCTGAACCCGAAAAAGCTGATCCAGGACATGGTGGTTGGCCTGGCGGGCGGTACTGACGCCCAGTTCGCCGGTAGCCCGTACCCCGGCAAACCGATTGGTGAACACAGCGGCAACCCGCACCAGCCGATCGTCAACGGCCTGGTGGACGCCGAGACCCTGTGGTCCTGCACCACCTGCCGCGCCTGCGTCGAGGAATGCCCGATGATGATCGAGCACGTCGATGCCATCGTCGACATGCGCCGGCACCTGACCCTGGAAAAAGGCGCGACCCCGAACAAGGGCGCCGAAGTCCTGGAAAACCTGATCGCCACCGACAACCCGGGCGGCTTCGCCCCGGGCGGACGGATGAACTGGGCGGCGGACCTCAACCTGTCGCTGATGAGCGAAAAGACAGCCACCGACGTGCTGTTCTGGGTTGGCGACGGCGCCTTCGACATGCGCAACCAGCGCACCCTGCGCGCCTTCGTCAAAGTGCTGAAGGCGGCCAAGGTCGACTTCGCCGTGCTCGGCCTGGAAGAGCGCGACAGCGGCGACGTGGCCCGGCGCCTGGGCGACGAGGCGACTTTCCAACTGCTGGCCAAGCGCAATATCCAGACCCTGGCCAAATACAGCTTCAAGCGCATCGTCACCTGCGACCCGCACAGCTTCCACGTGCTGAAAAACGAATACGGCGCCCTGGGCGGCAACTACCTCGTTCAGCACCACAGCACCTACATGGCGGAAATCATCCAGGCCGGCGCGTTGAACCTCGGCCAGCACAAGGGCGACAGCGTGACCTATCACGATCCGTGCTACCTGGGCCGCTACAACGGCGAGTACGAGGCTCCCCGCCAAGTGCTGCGGGCCCTGGGCATCGAGGTCAAGGAAATGCAGCGTTCGGGCTTCCGCTCGCGCTGCTGCGGCGGTGGCGGCGGCGCGCCGATCACCGACATCCCGGGCAAGCAGCGGATCCCCGACATGCGCATGGAAGACATCCGCGAAACCGGCGCCGAGCTGGTGGCTGTGGGTTGTCCACAATGCACGGCGATGCTCGAGGGCGTGGTCGAACCGCGGCCGCTGATCAAGGACATCGCCGAACTGGTGGCCGACGCGTTGCTCGAAGACGCCGCGTCGGGCAAACCGGCCGCCCCGGCCAAACGTGAACCTGCGGAGGCCCACTGA
- the gbcA gene encoding glycine-betaine demethylase subunit GbcA, producing MDVTATLSLGDPLEPARKATAQMLQERERTFSLPQPFYCDERLFDIDMQEIFQKEWLIAGMTCEIPTKGNYLTLQIGKNPIIVIRGADGVVHAFHNVCRHRGSRLCTSEKGKVAKLVCHYHQWTYELDGRLLFAGTEMGADFDMKQYGLKPVNVKTAGGYIFISLAENPPAIDDFLATLAHYMEPYDMENTKVAVQTTLMEKANWKLVLENNRECYHCNGSHPELLKTLLEWDDTNDPRADQAFKDHVAASAAAWEAEKIPYLHKSHGLRNRIVRMPLLKGTVSMTMDGKQACQKLMGRIKNPDLGSMRILHLPHSWNHCMGDHMIVFTVWPISAQETMVTTKWLVHKDAVEGVDYHPENMRKVWDATNDQDRRLAEENQRGINSTAYQPGPYSKTYEFGVVNFIDWYSERMLSNLGAEPAPYLKGVQVQG from the coding sequence ATGGACGTCACCGCAACCCTGAGCCTGGGCGATCCGCTGGAACCCGCACGCAAGGCCACCGCGCAAATGCTTCAAGAACGCGAGCGGACCTTCTCCCTGCCGCAGCCGTTCTACTGCGACGAGCGCCTGTTCGATATCGACATGCAGGAGATCTTCCAGAAGGAATGGCTGATCGCCGGCATGACCTGCGAGATCCCGACCAAGGGCAACTACCTGACCCTGCAGATCGGCAAGAACCCGATCATCGTCATCCGCGGCGCCGACGGCGTGGTCCACGCCTTCCACAACGTCTGCCGCCACCGCGGCTCGCGGCTGTGCACCAGCGAGAAGGGCAAGGTCGCCAAGCTGGTCTGCCACTACCACCAATGGACCTACGAGCTGGATGGCCGCCTGCTGTTCGCCGGCACCGAGATGGGCGCCGACTTCGACATGAAGCAATACGGCCTCAAGCCGGTGAACGTGAAGACCGCCGGTGGCTACATCTTCATTTCGCTGGCTGAGAACCCGCCGGCCATCGACGACTTCCTGGCGACCCTGGCTCACTACATGGAGCCCTACGACATGGAAAACACCAAGGTGGCGGTGCAGACCACCTTGATGGAGAAAGCCAACTGGAAACTGGTGCTGGAAAACAACCGCGAGTGCTACCACTGCAACGGTTCGCACCCGGAACTGCTCAAGACCCTGCTGGAGTGGGACGACACCAACGACCCGCGCGCCGACCAGGCGTTCAAGGACCATGTCGCGGCCTCCGCCGCCGCCTGGGAAGCCGAGAAGATCCCGTACCTGCACAAGAGCCACGGCCTGCGTAACCGTATCGTGCGCATGCCGCTGCTCAAGGGCACCGTGTCGATGACCATGGACGGCAAGCAGGCCTGCCAGAAGCTGATGGGCCGGATCAAGAACCCGGACCTGGGCTCGATGCGCATCCTGCACCTGCCGCACTCGTGGAACCACTGCATGGGCGACCACATGATCGTGTTCACCGTGTGGCCGATCAGCGCCCAGGAAACCATGGTCACCACCAAGTGGCTGGTGCACAAGGACGCCGTCGAAGGCGTGGACTACCACCCGGAAAACATGCGCAAGGTGTGGGACGCCACCAACGACCAGGACCGTCGCCTGGCCGAAGAGAACCAGCGCGGCATCAACTCCACCGCCTACCAGCCCGGCCCGTACTCCAAGACCTACGAGTTCGGTGTGGTCAACTTCATCGACTGGTACAGCGAACGCATGCTGAGCAACCTCGGCGCCGAACCGGCCCCTTACCTCAAGGGCGTGCAGGTCCAGGGCTGA
- a CDS encoding NAD(P)-dependent oxidoreductase, whose translation MSLQGKTLFITGASRGIGREIALRAARDGANIVIAAKSAEAHPKLPGTIFSVAREVEAAGGKALALQVDVRDEEAVRQALARAAEHFGGIDALVNNAGAIKLTGVQHIELKRFDLMHQINTRAVLLCSQAALPYLKASHGHILNLSPPLNLASKWFAQYSPYTVSKYGMSMLTLGMSEEFRLYGISVNSLWPQTMIATAAIEFQLGSRESFKHARTPAIMADATHAILCSSQRRITGRLLIDEDILREQGVSEFGHYRFDPDSSEALMTDLFVD comes from the coding sequence ATGTCCCTACAAGGCAAGACCCTGTTCATCACCGGCGCCAGCCGTGGCATCGGTCGCGAGATCGCCCTGCGGGCAGCGCGGGACGGGGCCAATATCGTGATCGCGGCGAAAAGCGCCGAGGCCCACCCCAAGCTCCCCGGCACCATCTTCAGCGTGGCCCGGGAGGTCGAGGCGGCGGGTGGCAAGGCCCTGGCCCTGCAGGTGGACGTGCGCGACGAAGAGGCGGTGCGCCAGGCCCTGGCCCGGGCGGCCGAGCATTTCGGCGGCATCGATGCCCTGGTCAACAATGCCGGGGCGATCAAGCTGACCGGCGTGCAGCATATCGAGCTCAAGCGCTTCGACCTGATGCATCAGATCAACACCCGCGCCGTGCTGCTGTGCAGCCAGGCGGCCCTGCCCTACCTGAAAGCCAGCCACGGACACATTCTCAACCTGTCCCCGCCGCTGAACCTGGCGAGCAAATGGTTCGCCCAGTACAGCCCCTACACCGTCAGCAAATACGGCATGAGCATGCTGACCCTGGGCATGAGCGAGGAATTCCGGCTCTACGGCATCAGCGTCAACTCGCTGTGGCCGCAGACCATGATCGCCACCGCCGCCATCGAGTTTCAGCTGGGTTCGCGCGAATCGTTCAAGCATGCGCGCACGCCTGCGATCATGGCCGACGCGACCCACGCGATCCTGTGCAGCAGCCAGCGGCGCATCACCGGGCGGCTGTTGATCGACGAGGACATATTGCGCGAGCAGGGCGTGAGCGAATTCGGCCATTACCGCTTCGATCCCGACAGCAGCGAAGCGTTGATGACCGATTTGTTTGTCGATTGA
- a CDS encoding electron transfer flavoprotein subunit beta, which yields MSTNVISLVSIGAHPTSGRPRRAEQDARAVELGLQLAGDRLQVLHAGDIAEPALRAYLGMGLEQMHVLEQAAGADALPALTDYLRDAGAQVVLTGSQAETGEGSGMLPFLLAENLGWPLVVGLAQVESIDGSVALVLQALPRGQRRRLKVRLPFLATVDNAAPKPRQSAYGPARRGVLQARQVEVVEDELFASATLQPAKPRPKRLKVIKAKSGADRMKAATAKASGGGGQVLKGVSAQAGAEAILKLLIEEGVVR from the coding sequence ATGAGTACCAATGTGATCAGCCTGGTATCCATCGGCGCCCACCCGACTTCCGGTCGGCCGCGGCGCGCCGAGCAGGATGCGCGGGCGGTGGAGCTGGGGCTGCAACTGGCCGGTGACCGCTTGCAGGTGCTGCACGCCGGCGACATCGCCGAGCCGGCGCTGCGCGCCTACCTGGGCATGGGCCTGGAACAGATGCACGTGCTGGAGCAAGCGGCCGGGGCCGATGCGCTGCCGGCCCTGACCGACTATTTGCGCGATGCCGGGGCACAAGTGGTGCTCACCGGCAGCCAGGCGGAAACCGGCGAAGGCTCGGGCATGCTGCCGTTCCTGCTGGCGGAGAACCTCGGCTGGCCGCTGGTGGTGGGCCTGGCCCAGGTCGAGTCCATCGATGGCAGCGTGGCCCTGGTGCTGCAAGCCCTGCCGCGCGGCCAGCGGCGCCGCTTGAAGGTACGCCTGCCGTTCCTCGCCACTGTGGATAACGCCGCGCCCAAGCCACGGCAGAGTGCCTACGGTCCGGCCCGCCGGGGGGTGCTGCAGGCGCGCCAGGTGGAAGTGGTCGAGGACGAGCTGTTCGCCAGCGCCACCCTGCAACCGGCCAAACCCCGGCCCAAGCGCCTGAAGGTGATCAAGGCCAAGAGCGGCGCCGACCGCATGAAAGCCGCGACCGCCAAGGCCAGCGGCGGGGGCGGCCAGGTGCTCAAGGGCGTTAGCGCCCAGGCCGGAGCCGAGGCCATTCTCAAGCTGTTGATCGAAGAGGGCGTGGTCCGCTAG
- a CDS encoding electron transfer flavoprotein subunit alpha/FixB family protein: MSDIIRRDPRAEWIARNRLHPLHAAMQPAQHSWMGPNGIIRKNPHGIGFIGPNGIKRIDRSGAQQGGAVKRSAAVEVQLPLHQVAAPAFYIGVVPDMVGGRLSSHDRDLLGLAHQLAGKDGAVLAVVFGEHKESAFATAGVDRLLVLEGDEFSGYAPEQRVQGLRAVDNQFSPRHWLLPDSRTGGGELGRRFAAALGERPATRVWQVKDQQCVGRAGAGLQDLARPVARLILAAAECAEPVSETRHEALSVELSTSVARSLARIEDLGAVAVDPAAIPMAEAEFIFSGGNGVKDWELFHRTAAALGATEGASRVAVDDGFMARDRQVGASGTWVTARVYVAVGISGAIQHLQGIGACDKVVAINLDPGCDMIKRADLSVIGESAELLQALIAAVEAYRNGAKRDAA, from the coding sequence ATGAGCGACATTATCCGCCGCGACCCGCGGGCCGAGTGGATCGCCCGCAACCGCCTGCACCCGCTGCACGCGGCCATGCAACCGGCGCAGCACAGCTGGATGGGGCCCAACGGCATCATCCGCAAGAACCCCCACGGGATCGGCTTCATCGGCCCCAACGGCATCAAGCGCATCGACCGCAGCGGCGCCCAGCAGGGCGGGGCGGTCAAGCGCAGCGCCGCGGTCGAAGTGCAACTGCCGCTGCATCAGGTGGCTGCACCTGCGTTCTACATCGGCGTGGTGCCGGACATGGTCGGCGGCCGCCTGAGCAGCCACGACCGCGACCTGCTGGGGCTGGCCCACCAGTTGGCCGGCAAGGACGGTGCGGTGCTGGCGGTGGTGTTCGGCGAACACAAGGAAAGCGCCTTCGCCACGGCGGGCGTCGACCGCCTGCTGGTGCTCGAGGGCGACGAATTCAGCGGTTATGCACCGGAGCAACGGGTGCAGGGCCTGCGGGCTGTGGATAACCAGTTCAGTCCGCGCCACTGGTTGCTGCCCGACAGCCGTACCGGTGGTGGCGAGCTGGGCCGGCGGTTCGCCGCGGCCCTGGGCGAACGCCCGGCCACGCGGGTCTGGCAGGTCAAGGACCAACAGTGCGTCGGCCGTGCCGGCGCTGGCCTGCAGGACCTGGCACGGCCCGTGGCGCGGCTGATCCTGGCCGCCGCCGAATGCGCCGAGCCGGTCAGCGAAACCCGTCACGAAGCCTTGTCCGTGGAGTTATCCACAAGCGTGGCGCGCAGCCTGGCGCGGATCGAAGACCTGGGCGCGGTGGCTGTGGACCCGGCGGCGATTCCCATGGCCGAGGCCGAATTCATTTTCTCCGGCGGCAACGGGGTCAAGGACTGGGAGCTTTTCCACAGGACCGCCGCGGCCCTTGGGGCCACCGAAGGCGCCTCCCGGGTGGCGGTGGACGACGGCTTCATGGCCCGCGATCGCCAGGTCGGCGCCTCGGGCACCTGGGTCACGGCGCGGGTGTATGTGGCAGTGGGGATTTCCGGGGCGATCCAGCACCTGCAGGGCATCGGCGCCTGCGACAAGGTGGTGGCGATCAACCTCGACCCGGGCTGCGACATGATCAAACGCGCCGACCTGTCGGTGATAGGCGAGAGCGCCGAGCTGCTGCAAGCCTTGATCGCGGCGGTAGAGGCCTACCGCAACGGCGCCAAGCGCGATGCGGCTTAA
- a CDS encoding nitrilase-related carbon-nitrogen hydrolase, with amino-acid sequence MTATQHLKVACQQVAPRVGELDYNRGLAQRAIREAAARGAQVIVLPELVQSGYVFHDRQEALALAEDLDGPTLSLWKTLAAELQVVIVGGFCERLNAAEVANSAALVEPEGRVTVYRKAHLWDREHLVFTVGDQPPPVVETRFGAIALMICYDLEFPEWVRLPALAGAALLCAPVNWPDGPRPVGERPAEMVRVQANAAVNRMFIAACDRCGDERGVGWVGGSLIVDADGYPLAGGARNPGEQLLLADLPLADARHKHISEHNHVHRDRRPALY; translated from the coding sequence ATGACTGCGACCCAGCACCTGAAAGTCGCCTGCCAGCAGGTGGCCCCCCGGGTCGGCGAACTCGACTACAACCGCGGCCTGGCCCAGCGCGCGATCCGCGAGGCCGCAGCCCGGGGCGCCCAGGTCATCGTGCTGCCGGAGCTGGTGCAGAGCGGCTACGTGTTCCACGATCGCCAGGAAGCGCTGGCGCTGGCCGAAGACCTCGACGGGCCGACGCTGAGCCTGTGGAAAACCCTGGCTGCGGAGCTGCAAGTGGTGATCGTCGGCGGCTTCTGCGAGCGCCTGAATGCCGCGGAAGTGGCCAACAGCGCCGCGCTGGTGGAGCCCGAGGGGCGCGTGACGGTCTACCGCAAGGCCCATCTGTGGGATCGGGAGCACCTGGTATTCACCGTCGGCGACCAGCCGCCGCCGGTGGTCGAGACGCGCTTTGGCGCCATTGCGCTGATGATCTGCTACGACCTGGAGTTCCCAGAATGGGTGCGCCTGCCGGCGCTGGCCGGCGCCGCGCTGCTCTGCGCGCCGGTCAACTGGCCCGACGGCCCGCGCCCCGTTGGCGAACGCCCGGCGGAAATGGTCCGGGTCCAGGCCAACGCGGCGGTCAACCGCATGTTCATCGCCGCCTGCGACCGCTGCGGCGACGAGCGCGGCGTGGGCTGGGTCGGCGGCTCGCTGATCGTCGATGCCGACGGCTACCCCCTGGCCGGCGGCGCCCGCAACCCAGGGGAGCAACTGCTGCTGGCGGACCTGCCCCTGGCAGACGCGCGGCACAAGCACATCAGCGAGCACAACCACGTGCATCGCGACCGTCGCCCGGCGCTGTACTGA
- a CDS encoding cytosine permease, protein MTSLPAATPRAASPGLKIETRSIDYVPRHERHGKVWHQGPFWFTGNFVLTTMVTGFTGAALGLSLYYSILAIVIGVCLGTFCMAFHANQGPRMGLPQMIQSRAQFGLRGAIVPFTAVVFVYIGFNVFNVILATDAINTVVPGARAPWYSLMIVLAVIIAVVGHDLLHAVQRWLTYLMISVFTVLTISALMTLQADSAVAGAHFSWSAFLIQLSAAAGYQISYSVYVSDYSRYLPHKTPSRQVIFWTYLGAAGSALWLMSLGAFLASALPSPDAIGSVREVGNQVIPGFGTFTVLIAVPALVGIMAVNCYGAMLTGISAIDGFLQIQPNLKSRVVGIALVAVVIFLIAMNIPESYLASFNTFVLLMLYFLVPWTAVNLADFYVVRKGHYAIRDIFNPSGIYGRWAMPGLVAYFLGLLAMIPFMSLSFYQGPVSRALDGADIAFVVGLAVAGVAYWALSRGLDLDAERQAIQASERQLEGAEQ, encoded by the coding sequence ATGACCAGCCTGCCTGCTGCAACGCCAAGAGCCGCCTCCCCCGGCCTCAAGATCGAGACCCGCTCCATCGACTACGTGCCGCGCCACGAGCGCCACGGCAAGGTCTGGCACCAGGGGCCGTTCTGGTTCACCGGCAACTTCGTCCTGACCACCATGGTCACCGGTTTCACCGGCGCGGCCCTGGGCCTGAGCCTGTACTACTCGATCCTGGCCATCGTCATCGGTGTCTGCCTGGGCACCTTCTGCATGGCCTTCCACGCCAACCAGGGGCCGCGCATGGGCCTGCCGCAGATGATCCAGTCGCGGGCGCAATTCGGCCTGCGCGGCGCCATCGTGCCCTTCACCGCGGTGGTGTTCGTCTACATCGGCTTCAACGTGTTCAACGTGATTCTCGCCACCGACGCCATCAACACCGTGGTGCCCGGCGCACGGGCGCCCTGGTACAGCCTGATGATCGTCCTGGCGGTTATCATCGCCGTGGTCGGGCACGACCTGCTGCACGCCGTGCAGCGCTGGCTGACCTACCTGATGATCAGCGTCTTCACCGTGCTGACCATCAGCGCCCTGATGACCCTGCAGGCCGACTCCGCCGTGGCCGGCGCGCACTTTTCCTGGTCGGCCTTCCTGATCCAGCTGTCGGCGGCCGCCGGCTACCAGATCAGCTATTCGGTGTATGTCTCGGACTACTCGCGCTACCTGCCGCACAAGACGCCGTCGCGCCAGGTGATTTTCTGGACCTACCTGGGCGCCGCCGGCTCGGCCCTGTGGCTGATGTCGCTGGGGGCCTTCCTCGCCTCCGCCCTGCCGTCGCCCGACGCCATCGGCAGCGTGCGCGAGGTCGGCAACCAGGTGATCCCCGGCTTCGGCACCTTTACCGTGCTAATCGCCGTGCCCGCGCTGGTCGGCATCATGGCGGTCAACTGCTACGGCGCGATGCTCACCGGCATCAGCGCCATCGACGGCTTCCTGCAGATCCAGCCGAACCTCAAGAGCCGCGTGGTGGGCATCGCCCTGGTGGCGGTGGTGATCTTCCTGATCGCCATGAACATCCCCGAGAGCTACCTGGCGAGCTTCAACACCTTCGTGCTGCTGATGCTGTACTTCCTGGTGCCCTGGACCGCGGTCAACCTGGCGGACTTCTACGTGGTGCGCAAAGGTCACTACGCCATCCGCGACATCTTCAACCCGTCCGGGATCTATGGCCGCTGGGCCATGCCCGGCCTGGTCGCCTATTTCCTTGGCCTGCTCGCGATGATTCCCTTCATGTCGCTGAGCTTCTACCAGGGGCCCGTCTCCCGGGCGCTGGACGGCGCGGACATCGCCTTCGTCGTCGGGCTGGCCGTGGCCGGGGTAGCCTACTGGGCCCTGAGCCGGGGCCTGGACCTGGACGCCGAGCGCCAGGCGATCCAGGCCAGCGAACGCCAATTGGAAGGAGCTGAACAATGA